gacaaaaaaaatatccccaCTCGAAGAATTTCCGATCTCACTGGTGACTCTACTAAGAGTAAAACATTTTTGCCCTCATTTCAACGTGCTGGGAAAATCAGTGGTGTCGTAGAATTTGTAGCCTCAGGATCTCGATTCAGAGTTTACATTCCAAGAGAATCTTGCGTCATCACATTCCTGCTTTCTGGTATTCAATGTCCCCGTGCTGCTAGAAACTTGCCAGGAAGTGGCCAATTCAATGAGGAACCCTTTGGAAATGAGGCTCTTTCATTCTCTAAAGAATTGACTCTACAGAGAGAGGTTGAGATTGAAGTAGAAACCGTAGATAAGGGTGGAAATTTCATTGGATATATGTTCTGTGGTGGCGAAAATATGTCTTTATCGCTTGTTGAGCAAGGATTCGCAGCTGCATATTCAACTGCTTACAATTCTTCTTATGGCAATGCTATTTTCAGTGCTGAAGATAGTGCAAAGAAGCGAAAGGAAAAGAGATGGGCTAACTACGTGGAAGAAGTTGCTAAAGATactgaagaagataaaaaagatGAGAATGAAGACAGAAAAGTTCATTTTGACAATGTTGCTGTCACTGAAACTACctcagattttaaaatttttgttcaacGTACAGAGGATGAGTCCAAACTTTCTATGTTGATGAAACAGCTTCGAGAAGAATTCATTACTAATCCACCACTAGCAGGAGTCTACCAACCAAAAAAAGGTcagttatttttgtaaagtctCATAGATTCCTAATCTGTTTTTTCACTAGGTGACATCTGCGCTGCGAAATTTGTTGATGATGAATGGTATCGTGCTCAAATCGAAAAAGTAAACCCAACATCAGTTAATGTTATCTATATTGACTTTGGTAATAGGGAGGCGAATCTTCCCAAGACAAGTTGTACTGTCCTTCCAGCATCTTTTACATCATTACCTTCTTTCGCTAAAGAGTATTCTCTAGCTCTTTGCCTTCCACCACCTGATGTAATtcaattttgactaaaattcTACCTAACTTATCTACATTTTGCTTTTACTCTTTCTAGGAGGACTATGCTGCAATTTGTGCTTCATTCATGAAGGAGGATTtacttgataaaatattcaagcttAACATTGAATATAAGATTGGAGGAGCAAGTTACGTGACGCTTACAGACCCTCAGTCTGATAAAGACATGGGCATGAGCTATGTTGCTGAGGGGCTTATGCTCGTAGATCGCAAAGGTGGTAGAAGGCTGGCCAAGCTTGTAAAATCGTATCAAGAAGCGCAAGAGTCCGCTAAGAAAAAGCATATCAATATGTGGGAATATGGAGATATTACGGCTGACGATGCCAAGGAATTTGGTTTAgggaaataatttatcttagaaacataaaaaacaaaacgcGCTTCTACGAATACATCATAAactttttgatacatttatgCCCTTCGAAAACATGAATGCATTTTTTCTCCCTCACTCTTTACTTTGTTACATTTGTTAAGTCCGTTATGGTTTTAAACCATGCAGGGATATTGTGTCGGTGAAAGTCATATAATCCttggtattttttaatcataattagaaTTTAATGACATCATAAACatgtgtatacatatttaatgtgtttatttgttacacttgataaaaaaaataaaatataatcaatatttattcttataaactttaatttcccatttattttccttccttCAGACGGCCATCTTCATAACTATTTTAGGGTGAGGATTATATCCTATGAGCTCAAAGTCATCAAATGTAAAACTCTCTATGCATTCCACATTTCGTTTCAATTTCATAGTGGGGAATGGACGTGGCTCTCTCTTTAATTGTTCTTCTAAGGCATCAATGTGATTGTTGTATACGTGTGCATCACCTAAGGTATGAATGAATTCACCAGGTTTGAGATTGGTCACATGGGCCAACATAATCGTTAAGAGAGAATAACTTGCTATGTTAAAAGGTACTCCTAATCCCATATCTGCAGATCGTTGATATAATTGACAAGATAGTTCACCATTGGCAACATAAAATTGAGCCAAACAGTGACAAGGGGGAAGAGCCATCAGGGGAATATCTTTAGGATTCCAGGCGCACATTAATATACGACGATCGTTTGGGTTTTCTTTTATAGTCTTGATAACATGAGAAAGCTGGTCAACTCCTTTCCCTTGGTAGTCAGTGTGCATATTATTGTATTCCGCTCCATAATGACGCCATTGGAATCCATATACTGGACCGAGATCTCCCTCTTCTCTGTTGGTAAATCCCATAGAATCTAAAAATTCCCTTGAGGAGTTTCCATCCCATATCCTCACCTTTTTTTCCTTAAGCTCATTTGCATTTGTTGATCCTCGAATAAACCAAAATAATTCTTCTGCGATTCCTCttataaaaacagttttggTAGTTAGTAATGGAAAAACATTATTTCGTAAAGAAAATCTCATCTGGGcgccaaaaattgattttgtccCTGTTCCAGTGCGATCCCCCTTATTATTGCCATTTTTGATAATGTTAGAAATCAAGTTAAGGTACTGATATTCTTCGTGTTGATTCATTCTGCAAAAGATCAAAATGTAACAAGTATTTAATCCTACCAAAGCTGATATGAATCaagtgtatttaatatattattcacaagtaaattaaaatacgagtaaaaataaaattaataaacgtttagaaataaataattgactaACTTAATAGGTCTTAATCACAATTAAGAACTATCTGACAAATTTGAATAGCACCCATTCTTTTTCCGAATAATGTCCCCCCACAAGATATCTAAATCACAGACAGGACAACTTCCATTAACAGGTAATAGTCTTTCAGGATCTTTGACAAGAAAATGATTTGCAAGGCATGTCATATGTGAAGCAGCGGAGCATTTATGTGAAATACATTTAACAGATTCATCCGTAATATCAATATCACTAAAACAAATTGAGCATATAAGTATTTCTTGCTCAGGAGAGTCATTAGCTTTAGATGCGATTTTGATAGAGCGAACAGGACCATAAACAATGGGCATGTGAATAGGAGGATCCTTTCCAGTCGGAAAAGAAACCAGATCTGGTCGAAGCCATCGAAGTGTAAGAGGAAGGCGAACCCAAGGAGGTGCTAAGAGCATTTCAGCCACAACTCTCACATGAAAATTTAGAGACTTTTCTTTAGAGGTTTTAGGAGTTACTCGAGATGAAAGTCGTCGAGATCGAGAAGGATGTTGCCAAGCCCATTCGAATCGGAGAGCAGATATTTGATTAGGGAAACCTTGGACAAGAAGTACCATTGTCTGTTACAATGGATAAAttcagaatattattttaaacaagaaaataattgtaGTACCCATGGACCTTTAGCAGATGTTCGCCGAGCTCCTCCAAAGGCGGATCCAGCATTATGTTGCTTTAGTCGTCGAACTGGATCCACGGTGAATCCAACATACATACGACCTTTGTATTTGGGATTTTCACTCATTAGTAAATAACATCCAAAAAAGGATTCGATTTCATCCGATTCCGACATGTTTTTACCCGCCTTCCTATCAAAATTGGAACAAATTGATTTGTATTCACTCTCAACCTCGAGATTCAAATGGAGCCTTGAATGGGGAAAGAAGATagctagaaaaagaaatacataaggTTGAGCCAAACGTAAGCATTAAACCAAATAGCGCATCGAACACCGTTAGCCTGAGGAAATAGTAGGCTAAATATTTGTCCTAATATTTTCGGaagatgtcgcttttctatgacgtcacacatttatttattgcacGTATTACttagtattaataagtttgaataagcACTAACgcggatataatttattcttgtcttaaatattttatatttacatattaatataaagaaaatttgaaaacaaaattactccaaaataattGGTGATTGTAGTGTCcgagtatacaaaaatagaaccGAGTCAAATTTCCAAAGGCTTTAATGGAATGGTTTGATTATTGTGCAGATcctataaaaacatacaaaaagaagTTTTTACGGAACAGATCTTCAGAATGTTTCAAAGCCACTTTTACTGTAGTTTTCTTCGTTATTAAAGGCAGGTGATAGACTTTGCACTGGATGCAGGAAAACACTCAATAAAACAGGATCTCCTATATCACCAACATAAATCAGTGCTTCTCCAATAGTAAcacaaattgataaattatttactgagAATGAcattttggagaataatattgAAACGGATACTCTAAATTAGTCATTCACTCTTTTAGGGGAAAGTCCATTTTACCAACGAAAagctaataaatcaaaaacctaTACATTATCAAAGCGAAAAAAGTACAGGAATCCGTAAAAAGAAAACTGGACTTAGTCATTGGTTCTCCTGAAGAAAATAGATCGAATGTTCCATTATGTGAGGAATACTGCATGCCTGAAGTCATTAAAGACATAAAAGGAAACTAtgaagtttcaaataataaacagaaaattcaGATTTTAACAATTTTCGTCCATACTATGAGCATCAGATTAATGATGcagaatttcaaattttggtaagaatagaaaagcgtgcgaggagaagagaagaaatacttatggcatcattgattaaataatgtacatcttcttctatgaacgttatttattatttattatattcaatattagaTAGTGATAGTCGATAgggaactgaataaaatgcctaaaataacgccgccttctgtctggatttatgaaaatggaggcccaggaatttggaaaatacttagcggatgagaaacagatggtttgttttatttgtcgatataaatgttcCTTTAGTCCCTATCTAGAATTACATGCCACTCATtatcatctcatatcaagagaatggatattcatctaaaaaatcaagttaatgatgagtACATGAAGTCAGACTTTATCTTTGATCTCTCAAAGATGTTGATTGCatataatataaccttatccattgctaattatctatgttcaaaaaatttatggagaaaacacacgggtaaacctatcccttcacgaggaaccatcattaaattaatggaggatgttggtactcaTGTCATTTatggaaatacatataaaaatgttttgagtcatccacaccaaatgacgatcaagttatcagtaaaaagtataaaatatttactaatttcgaaatggaactctgaattttgtactattgaacagtaagtattcaattttttttaaatctaaccataaaatatgatcctattttagctaaacatatcaagaattatgatacacaactcattaaatggcaaaaacaactgcttaaatggtcacaacaacgggagtagtagctttggatggctcgcaactagtttgtctgaaactagtttcttcacttaacgATTTGGGTATGATCAtcaggttttccaatattacatagtcaataaatattacttttttatcacttaaggcttagctatggttgataggctccaagaaatggtgttcagaaaactcataaaaggcaaaaacaactacttaaatggtaacaacaacgggggtagttacattgggtgtagcattataattagcaattgtgtatatccttcatgataatagtatgttgttatataagcataaataacggcggaaatcttttttgaataaggagtaatatccccggacattactacataattagcttttgctctaaatctttaaaatggatttgtttctaacattttttttaatattatatttattgtctaccgatgagatttatctaattattaataataaagtaaatgtcaaaatcataaaattagagatatatctatcctgtacacaattgtatatagcaacttccacataaagaagaggggtgattatctttttgattcaactccacgtctcgcttgtgttttgcagaagtcctttaattttattattcattattacttAAGACTTTATGAAAgtgatttcattaattaaataaaaagtattcttgaCTCAAAGTGGTACTTCCTAAGATGAGTTGGACAGCCCAAGAAGTTACTCTTTTCAAAAACTAAGAAACGTATTAAGTCATTCTCAGTTCTCGCTAGTAGTCCTTGAGttacaatttggatttaaatcaaTTGACAATTTCAACTAATTAATCTATTAGTCAATGTTACTATTACAAGGTTAGGCAACCagaaagtggtttttttttcttcagaaagagTTTCTAGATGAGTAGCACTGCCTCTCTTCATTTCAAATATGCTAATATCAAATAAGTTCAATCCTCGGAATCTGTTTCTTTAGTGAGCAAGGACTGGTTCATCAAGATAACGAAGAGCTATCATCCTTTCGGATAAGTATCTTTCAAGATAATACAAATATAGCCCATTCATGAATTACTAATTACACGTAGTTGAGTTAAGTGACCCAACATTTCTTCTCatgaaagtaaatataattttttttgaggaatgattactttcttactcttttaaataaacacaacaacatctataaagaatttatcttgatacaatttatataaatctaaatactAGTATGTTTATCGGAACCCTTTGATCTCTTATgcaatggaaataaataactatgttttaacattttgttgtaaattttctagcatttttgaattagatactCAGGACTACTGATTActtcgactttttttttatgttaatatttaatacatacatgatgATATCCATATgatccttttaaatatatttttgtattctgaaatacatatcaattgatttatatagtatttaccttataattgtttttattaagttagaagtttaaatgtaattatttattttagaatccattgGTTTGgggcaaataaaaaattatttatttaagtttatttcatcccttgtttaaatactataatattattgaaaattagtaaaaaatagtgatttccATACTAcgcatacaatttcataatttaggaagataAAAGGAATCAGGAAATTGATGATGAGGAttactacaattattttaaatatttgattagaaatcgATAAAATCATTCTCGTGTTTGGGAATTTTGATACTACGATAACTCTTCCTCAATTTTGTGCAACAAGAACTCATTATCCTGCCGCCATGCGGACTCTTCATGGACTTAAGGTTATAACTTAACGTGGACTCTATACTACGATAACTCTCCTTAAATGATGTGCTACGAGAACTTATCTTTGACTTAAAAACCGTGAGGACTTCAATTGgacttgattttattataactcATCCTATACTCAGCGATATAATTATTCGTCCTAGTCGATGAAGAGTTGACTACCCTTgctgtagattatatttacttactcaactaaataaatacactttttgcttcgaatttgaaatacattttttattagaacaaattattttttattgcgtttaaacattaacaaacaatacaatttatttgaagCATTGGAGATATTCTGATAATAAAGGCTTCCTGCTTACTCgcttataagttgtttttttaactcctgattaattatattgatattgattatatttgccttacagtttaaaattttacatccTATTAAGGAACATATTGGTTAAAATTATGATTCTCCTCACATTCTGCTTCGTCAATGATGAACATTGCTATAACCTATTTCATGTTCTTTCGCGTTAACGGCTTATGGAGAAACCGTGAAATCAACACTGGATATGGATGTCTTTGAC
The sequence above is drawn from the Lepeophtheirus salmonis chromosome 5, UVic_Lsal_1.4, whole genome shotgun sequence genome and encodes:
- the slx1 gene encoding structure-specific endonuclease subunit slx1 isoform X2, which translates into the protein MLDPPLEELGEHLLKTMVLLVQGFPNQISALRFEWAWQHPSRSRRLSSRVTPKTSKEKSLNFHVRVVAEMLLAPPWVRLPLTLRWLRPDLVSFPTGKDPPIHMPIVYGPVRSIKIASKANDSPEQEILICSICFSDIDITDESVKCISHKCSAASHMTCLANHFLVKDPERLLPVNGSCPVCDLDILWGDIIRKKNGCYSNLSDSS
- the slx1 gene encoding structure-specific endonuclease subunit slx1 isoform X1 → MSESDEIESFFGCYLLMSENPKYKGRMYVGFTVDPVRRLKQHNAGSAFGGARRTSAKGPWTMVLLVQGFPNQISALRFEWAWQHPSRSRRLSSRVTPKTSKEKSLNFHVRVVAEMLLAPPWVRLPLTLRWLRPDLVSFPTGKDPPIHMPIVYGPVRSIKIASKANDSPEQEILICSICFSDIDITDESVKCISHKCSAASHMTCLANHFLVKDPERLLPVNGSCPVCDLDILWGDIIRKKNGCYSNLSDSS
- the Ts gene encoding thymidylate synthase; the protein is MNQHEEYQYLNLISNIIKNGNNKGDRTGTGTKSIFGAQMRFSLRNNVFPLLTTKTVFIRGIAEELFWFIRGSTNANELKEKKVRIWDGNSSREFLDSMGFTNREEGDLGPVYGFQWRHYGAEYNNMHTDYQGKGVDQLSHVIKTIKENPNDRRILMCAWNPKDIPLMALPPCHCLAQFYVANGELSCQLYQRSADMGLGVPFNIASYSLLTIMLAHVTNLKPGEFIHTLGDAHVYNNHIDALEEQLKREPRPFPTMKLKRNVECIESFTFDDFELIGYNPHPKIVMKMAV